In Primulina huaijiensis isolate GDHJ02 chromosome 4, ASM1229523v2, whole genome shotgun sequence, a genomic segment contains:
- the LOC140975858 gene encoding uncharacterized protein, translating into MEVEGTRRSEAVISFGPEDLKGVNLPHNDALVIQARGYHLEAVETTLFGFAGHVVYPEGEIILPLTLGSQDCKKNVMTSFTVVDSPSSYNIILGRPALNELKAVVSTYLKGDRLRIKFPVGARVGEVKGDQLSSRKCYVEAVRADQSKSKREEKKARVDEVGGRMGEKREVHFVAEEEQEMELTGISPMVSEHQLNILEGSRPVKQKKRHFGPEKDKVIDEKVKELLRAGHIREIQFPIWLSNVVLVPKSTGKWRIIKLNPAKCIFGVKSGKFLRFIVTDRRIEVNHEKVKSVLCMPSPRSVKEVQKLTGRIAFLSRFISRSAHRSYPFFQVLRKAQQFGWDEKCEQAFQDLKIHLAELPVLVKPEPGEKLFVYLSTTEYAVSSILIKEEGSDQKPVYYVSHALRGLELRYSEVEKIALALVVTARKLRPYFLSHQIIVLTNSTLERIMTHSEVAGRMIKWAVKLGEYDIEYKPLVAIKAQALSDFLSEMAQPDEEEVWRVFVDGASSFAGCGVGVVIVSSTGERIKLAVRIDSRVTNNEAEYEAVLAGIRAAQEIGVSRAKTFVDWGIEQIPREENGEADALAKMAASLSEVSTREVLHVSRLILSTDEEALPAPEDSWITSLIKFIAAGELPEDKIQA; encoded by the exons ATGGAGGTAGAGGGGACGAGGAGAAGCGAGGCAGTCATTAGTTTTGGCCCGGAGGATCTAAAGGGGGTGAATCTCCCCCACAATGATGCCCTGGTTATCCAAGCACGG GGCTATCACTTGGAAGCTGTGGAAACTACCCTCTTTGGCTTTGCAGGCCATGTGGTCTACCCGGAAGGGGAGATTATCTTACCACTTACCTTGGGCTCCCAGGATTGCAAGAAGAATGTGATGACTTCTTTCACGGTGGTAGACTCCCCATCATCGTATAATATCATTCTGGGGAGACCGGCTTTGAATGAACTGAAGGCTGTGGTGTCTACCTacctgaaaggggatcggttacgg ATAAAGTTTCCTGTGGGAGCCCGGGTAGGAGAGGTCAAGGGAGATCAGCTATCTTCTCGGAAATGCTATGTGGAGGCAGTCCGGGCTGATCAGAGCAAATCCAAGAGGGAAGAGAAGAAAGCTAGGGTGGATGAAGTAGGAGGAAGAATGGGGGAGAAAAGGGAAGTGCATTTTGTAGCAGAAGAGGAGCAGGAGATG GAGTTGACAGGGATTTCTCCTATGGTATCGGAACACCAACTGAATATTCTCGAGGGATCTCGCCCGGTGAAGCAAAAGAAGAGACACTTTGGCCCTGAAAAAGACAAAGTTATTGATGAGAAAGTGAAAGAACTTCTGAGGGCCGGCCACATTCGAGAAATTCAATTCCCTATATGGCTCTCGAATGTTGTACTGGTGCCCAAATCTACCGGgaagtggcgcat AATCAAGCTTAACCCGGCCAAGTGTATTTTTGGCGTAAAGAGTGGCAAATTCTTGAgattcatagtgacagatcggAGGATCGAGGTAAATCATGAGAAAGTCAAGTCTGTGCTGTGCATGCCATCCCCCCGATCTGTCAAAGAAGTACAGAAGCTGACTGGGAGAATTGCTTTCCTTTCTCGATTTATATCCCGGTCAGCACACcggagttatcctttctttcaggtCCTGAGGAAGGCCCAACAATTTGGGTGGGATGAAaaatgtgaacaggccttccaggaTTTGAAGATTCATCTTGCTGAGCTCCCTGTGTTGGTAAAGCCTGAGCCCGGGGAAAAATTGTTTGTTTATCTCTCTACtacagagtatgctgtcagtTCAATATtgataaaagaagaaggctctGACCAAAAGCCTGTGTATTATGTCAGTCATGCTCTGAGAGGCCTCGAGCTCCGGTACAGCGAAGTAGAAAAGATTGCCCTGGCCTTGGTTGTGACTGCCAGGAAGCTGCGACCATACTTCTTGTCCCATCAAATCATAGTACTCACTAATAGCACTTTGGAGAGAATTATGACTCACTCAGAGGTAGCCGGGCGGATGATTAAGTGGGCGGTGAAGTTAGGGGAGTATGATATCGAGTACAAACCCCTGGTGGCCATCAAAGCACAAGCTTTGTCAGATTTTTTGTCCGAGATGGCCCAGCCCGATGAAGAAGAAGTATGGAGAGTGTTCGTGGATGGGGCATCTAGCTTTGCGGGATGTGGAGTAGGGGTCGTGATAGTATCCTCCACAGGAGAGAGGATTAAATTAGCAGTAAGGATTGATTCCCGGGTAACTAATAACGAGGccgagtatgaagctgtcctcGCAGGTATCCGAGCAGCACAGGAGATCGGAGTTTCTCGG GCAAAGACCTTTGTGGATTGGGGTATTgaacaaataccccgggaggAGAATGGAGAGGCGGATGCTCTAGCAAAAATGGCTGCTTCTTTATCAGAGGTCAGCACCCGGGAAGTGTTACATGTTTCTCGTTTAATTCTCTCTACAGATGAAGAAGCATTACCAGCACCGGAGGACTCCTGGATTACATCCTTGATCAAATTCATTGCAGCAGGTGAACTACCTGAAGACAAAATCCAGGCTTAG